In the Kribbella sp. NBC_00482 genome, one interval contains:
- a CDS encoding ABC transporter ATP-binding protein: MAVIEAADLVKEFSRPAVLEGRLPRLRALFSTKRDITRAVNGVNFEVEPGELVGYLGPNGAGKSTTIKMLTGILTPTSGVCRVAGLEPSRDRARNARNIGVVFGQRTQLWYDLPLRDSFEVLSDLYNLDRTTYRKRVGLFTELLDLSDFLDTPVRSLSLGQRMRGDLVAAMLHEPSILFLDEPTVGLDVVAKARLTEFIAETNRSDGTTVVLTTHDMDDVERLCQRIIVIDSGTVLYDGDLSRLKERFMPYRFLVLTLAERSIRRVADIPSATEVETSAAGTVPYPDRSIVLRFDPREITTPELIARASQVYQVDELSIVDPRLTDVISQLYDGLLT; the protein is encoded by the coding sequence ATGGCGGTGATCGAGGCGGCTGATCTGGTCAAGGAATTCAGCCGGCCGGCCGTGCTGGAGGGGCGGCTGCCGCGCCTACGGGCGCTCTTCAGCACCAAACGCGACATCACCCGCGCGGTGAACGGGGTGAACTTCGAGGTCGAGCCCGGTGAGCTCGTCGGCTACCTCGGCCCGAACGGCGCCGGCAAGTCGACCACGATCAAGATGCTGACCGGGATCCTCACCCCGACGTCCGGAGTCTGCCGGGTCGCCGGACTGGAGCCGTCCCGGGACCGCGCCCGCAACGCCCGCAACATCGGCGTCGTCTTCGGCCAGCGGACCCAGCTCTGGTACGACCTCCCGCTCCGCGACTCGTTCGAAGTCCTCTCGGACCTCTACAACCTCGACAGAACGACGTACCGCAAGCGCGTCGGTCTCTTCACCGAGCTGCTCGACCTGTCCGACTTCCTGGACACCCCGGTCCGCTCGCTGTCACTCGGCCAGCGGATGCGTGGTGATCTCGTCGCCGCGATGCTGCACGAGCCGTCGATCCTCTTCCTGGACGAGCCGACCGTCGGCCTGGACGTGGTCGCCAAGGCCCGGCTGACCGAGTTCATCGCCGAAACCAACCGATCCGACGGTACGACGGTGGTCCTGACCACGCACGACATGGACGACGTCGAGCGGCTCTGCCAGCGCATCATCGTGATCGACTCGGGCACCGTCCTGTACGACGGCGACCTGTCGCGGTTGAAGGAACGCTTCATGCCGTACCGCTTCCTCGTCCTCACCTTGGCCGAGCGCAGCATCCGCCGGGTCGCGGACATCCCGTCCGCCACCGAGGTGGAGACCAGCGCGGCCGGCACCGTGCCGTACCCGGACCGCAGCATCGTCCTGCGTTTCGACCCGCGGGAGATCACCACACCCGAGCTGATCGCGCGGGCGTCGCAGGTGTACCAGGTCGACGAGTTGTCGATCGTCGATCCACGACTGACCGACGTGATCTCCCAGCTGTACGACGGATTGCTGACGTGA
- a CDS encoding metallophosphoesterase family protein, with the protein MGLDRIALISDVHGNLTALEAVLADIAGRGIERVFNLGDYVGKGPRGQAVVDRCREACEVNILGNWDDFLPDPERSDDSEGLRWWKNELREDQWAWLRGLPFCHDFLLSGRQVRLFHASSTSVHHRIVFDHDEAQYDSFFENTPATGDGPVPTIVGYADIHDPFYEEDRGRTLFNTGSTGNSLGDPTPGYVILEGVMDSPDPAPHSIQFVHVPYDAHAELAIARDLGMPELDGYEAEIIRGVYRTNFYAGRDPRYHRRTA; encoded by the coding sequence ATGGGGCTGGATCGGATTGCGTTGATTTCGGATGTGCACGGGAACCTAACGGCGTTGGAGGCGGTGCTCGCGGATATCGCGGGGCGCGGGATCGAGCGGGTGTTCAATCTCGGCGACTACGTGGGGAAGGGCCCGCGAGGGCAGGCGGTGGTGGATCGTTGCCGGGAGGCCTGTGAGGTGAACATCCTCGGGAATTGGGACGACTTCCTGCCCGATCCCGAGCGTTCCGACGACAGCGAAGGCCTGCGCTGGTGGAAGAACGAGCTCCGCGAGGACCAGTGGGCGTGGTTGCGCGGCCTGCCGTTCTGCCACGACTTCCTGCTGAGCGGGCGGCAGGTGCGGCTGTTCCACGCCTCGTCGACGAGTGTTCATCACCGGATCGTTTTCGATCACGACGAAGCGCAGTACGACAGCTTCTTCGAGAACACCCCGGCCACCGGGGACGGACCGGTGCCGACGATCGTTGGGTACGCCGATATTCACGACCCTTTCTACGAGGAGGACCGCGGCCGGACGCTCTTCAACACCGGCTCGACCGGCAACAGCCTCGGCGATCCCACGCCCGGGTACGTGATCCTCGAAGGGGTCATGGACTCACCCGATCCGGCGCCGCACTCGATCCAGTTCGTCCATGTCCCGTACGACGCGCACGCCGAGCTGGCGATCGCCCGCGACCTCGGGATGCCTGAGCTCGACGGGTACGAGGCCGAGATCATCCGTGGCGTCTACCGCACGAACTTCTACGCCGGACGGGATCCGCGGTACCACCGGCGTACGGCCTGA
- a CDS encoding ABC transporter permease, with product MSTAEQVRAFRGMTRAGTRSVLIYRGDLITGAVTLVIQVVLAIAVWRIVYSGRGPVDGVDARTAVAYAAIAACLQSVLLPWQFSSLPMRIRNGQIATDLTRPLGLIWQVFGQNLGVLLGRLPLGAIGLAAAAVLGALTLPPSWAAGLLSLVATVGGVMVAMLCNLIVSMVTFWTFEVGGPLIVYRFGSAFLSGSLIPLWFMPGWLRASVEWLPFQAQVYTPVSIYLGQTRGGQALALVAIQLVWVVLLTVLLELIWRRARYRVVVQGG from the coding sequence GTGAGCACGGCGGAACAGGTCAGGGCGTTCCGCGGAATGACCCGTGCCGGCACGCGGTCCGTCCTCATCTACCGAGGCGATCTGATCACCGGCGCGGTGACGTTGGTGATCCAGGTCGTCCTGGCGATCGCGGTCTGGCGGATCGTGTACTCCGGGCGTGGGCCGGTCGACGGCGTGGACGCTCGTACCGCGGTGGCGTACGCGGCGATCGCGGCCTGTCTCCAATCGGTCCTCCTTCCGTGGCAGTTCTCGTCGTTGCCGATGCGGATCCGCAACGGGCAGATCGCGACCGACCTGACCCGGCCGCTGGGCCTGATCTGGCAGGTCTTCGGGCAGAACCTCGGCGTACTGCTCGGTCGGCTCCCGCTCGGCGCGATCGGGCTTGCGGCCGCGGCGGTCCTCGGTGCGTTGACGCTTCCGCCGAGCTGGGCTGCGGGACTCCTCTCGCTCGTGGCGACGGTCGGCGGCGTGATGGTCGCGATGCTGTGCAACCTGATCGTTTCGATGGTGACGTTCTGGACGTTCGAGGTCGGCGGACCGTTGATCGTGTACCGGTTCGGGAGCGCGTTCCTCTCTGGGTCGTTGATTCCGTTGTGGTTCATGCCGGGGTGGTTGCGGGCGTCGGTCGAGTGGCTGCCGTTCCAGGCGCAGGTGTACACGCCCGTGTCGATCTATCTCGGCCAGACGCGTGGTGGTCAGGCGCTCGCGCTGGTCGCCATACAGCTGGTGTGGGTGGTCCTGCTGACAGTCCTCCTCGAACTGATCTGGAGACGGGCGCGGTACCGGGTGGTGGTGCAGGGTGGCTGA
- a CDS encoding helix-turn-helix transcriptional regulator, producing MSAQRAELGEFLKARRARVAPEDVGLPSGGRRRTPGLRREELALLAGVGVTWYTWLEQGRPINASGQVLDAVATTLQLTPVEREHLYRLAEATPVRLPRTTDCASGTVFDEIVAALDPLPAVITNTRFDIVRANQAYHDLFHDWHQLPCIHKNLLWCIVTEPAAREQLLNYDTEVPYLVGRLRSAYGEHVGDPDWETDLERLQSICPEFAQLWSRHEVAACTPRLRRILNPIAGELRLTVTELAVSAHPDLVLYVETPADEDSRAKLQLTRREATAR from the coding sequence GTGAGTGCGCAGCGAGCTGAGCTTGGCGAGTTCTTGAAGGCTCGGAGGGCCCGGGTGGCGCCGGAGGATGTCGGCTTGCCGAGTGGCGGCAGGCGGCGTACGCCGGGGTTGCGGCGCGAAGAGTTGGCGCTGCTCGCCGGTGTCGGCGTGACTTGGTACACGTGGCTCGAGCAGGGGCGGCCGATCAACGCCAGCGGGCAGGTGCTGGACGCGGTCGCGACGACGCTGCAGTTGACGCCGGTCGAGCGCGAACATCTGTACCGGTTGGCGGAGGCGACGCCGGTGCGGTTGCCGCGGACGACGGACTGCGCGAGCGGGACCGTGTTCGACGAGATCGTGGCGGCGCTCGACCCGCTGCCTGCGGTGATCACGAACACCCGCTTCGACATCGTCCGCGCGAACCAGGCGTACCACGACCTGTTCCACGACTGGCACCAGCTGCCCTGCATCCACAAGAACCTGCTCTGGTGCATCGTCACCGAGCCCGCCGCCCGCGAGCAGTTGCTGAACTACGACACCGAGGTCCCGTATCTCGTCGGCCGCCTGCGCTCGGCGTACGGCGAACACGTCGGCGACCCGGACTGGGAGACCGACCTCGAGCGGCTGCAGTCGATCTGCCCCGAGTTCGCCCAGCTGTGGTCACGCCACGAGGTCGCCGCCTGTACGCCGCGCCTTCGCCGGATCCTCAACCCGATCGCCGGCGAACTGCGCCTCACCGTCACCGAGCTGGCCGTGTCTGCCCACCCCGACCTGGTCCTGTACGTCGAAACACCCGCGGACGAGGACTCCCGGGCCAAACTCCAGCTCACCCGCAGGGAAGCTACTGCTCGATAG
- a CDS encoding ABC transporter permease, translated as MAEQTWLRQYVILERAALRAQLQYRVNFWTTLMGGIAYQGTQLLFLGVLLGKFGLIGGWGFSEVAFVFAMRLASHALYVVPFGSLRLTDEMVRDGEFDRVLLRPVNPFLQLVTRMFPLMSLGDALLGCGALVVFGWQAPIDWTPAKIGYLILAVIGGGLVETGIQTFFCGLSFVATSTFSLRIFADSSITQFSGYPLTMFGRATFYAFCTIFPMAFISFLPATVLLGRTSDVPLPAWLTTLSPLAGTVVFVLGYTFFTKMMPRYTSPGS; from the coding sequence GTGGCTGAGCAGACGTGGCTCCGTCAGTACGTCATCCTCGAACGCGCTGCGTTGCGGGCGCAGCTGCAGTACCGGGTGAACTTCTGGACCACGCTGATGGGCGGGATCGCCTACCAGGGCACGCAGTTGCTGTTCCTCGGCGTACTTCTCGGGAAGTTCGGACTGATCGGCGGCTGGGGGTTCTCCGAGGTCGCGTTCGTGTTCGCGATGCGGCTGGCGTCGCACGCGTTGTACGTCGTCCCGTTCGGGTCGTTGCGGTTGACCGACGAAATGGTCCGCGACGGTGAGTTCGACCGGGTCCTGTTGCGACCGGTGAACCCGTTCCTGCAACTGGTCACGCGGATGTTCCCGCTGATGTCGCTCGGCGACGCGCTGCTCGGCTGCGGCGCGCTCGTCGTCTTCGGCTGGCAGGCGCCCATCGACTGGACTCCGGCGAAGATCGGCTACCTGATCCTCGCGGTCATCGGCGGCGGTCTGGTCGAAACCGGCATCCAGACGTTCTTCTGCGGCCTGTCCTTCGTCGCCACGTCCACCTTCTCCCTCCGCATCTTCGCCGACAGCTCGATCACCCAGTTCTCCGGCTACCCGCTGACCATGTTCGGCCGGGCCACCTTCTACGCCTTCTGCACGATCTTCCCGATGGCGTTCATCTCCTTCCTGCCGGCAACAGTCCTCCTCGGCCGCACCTCCGACGTCCCGCTTCCCGCTTGGCTGACCACCCTCTCCCCGCTCGCCGGCACCGTCGTCTTCGTTCTCGGCTACACCTTCTTCACCAAGATGATGCCGAGATACACGAGCCCCGGGAGCTGA
- a CDS encoding YhgE/Pip domain-containing protein → MTALRMALSELRRLTAGRLPKLAVGALLLVPVLYGGLYLYANHDPYGRLNKIPTAVVVEDEGTTLATGEKLNVGPQVADELVKSKSFDWHQVNRADATKGVSDGKYEFALVLPKSFSSDLASSADFTPRQAELELLTNDANNYIAHTIANQVVAQVTKTVASQVSETAASQLLAGYNTIHKQVSSAAAGAAQLQTGLTSAATGVTKLQSGATQLNTAQKQLSAGATQLAAGTAQASQGASSLATGAAKLDNGLGTLKEKTASLPSQTKQLAAGADQVADGNEKIASTGRQVATASSTLVKDLKTFDAQLAARLKQQGLSQHQIRVILLETAKLRAPVVQANTKIQSTSKQLNQLSTGARKVSNGASALAKATPALTSGIGTASSGAHQLSTGAGQLKTGLGTLQTGVQKLAAGEKQAVTGQGQLLTGVNSLATGVGQLKTGATQLNTGLQSGVKQIPNPTADQRKAVAETLGAPVTLQNVSQATADSYGAGLAPFFLSLACWIGAYVLFLLVRPLSPRALAALQSPFRVALGGWLPPALFGAIQATLVFVAVTLGLGIHAAHPWLTVGFLILTSFTFVAILHALSAWFGAVGKFLGLVLMVVQLVSAGGTFPWQTIPEPLYFFHHALPMSYAIDGVRHLMYGGPGTSLGRDLLALAAWFAVALAASTLAARKQRVWPAKKLQPELVL, encoded by the coding sequence GTGACCGCGCTGCGGATGGCCCTGAGTGAGTTGCGGCGCCTGACGGCCGGGCGGCTGCCCAAGCTGGCCGTGGGCGCACTTCTGCTGGTGCCGGTGCTGTACGGCGGCCTGTACCTCTACGCGAACCACGACCCGTACGGGCGACTGAACAAGATCCCGACCGCGGTCGTCGTGGAGGACGAGGGTACGACGCTCGCGACCGGCGAGAAGCTCAACGTCGGACCGCAGGTCGCGGACGAACTGGTGAAGTCGAAGAGCTTCGACTGGCACCAGGTGAACCGGGCGGACGCGACGAAGGGAGTGTCGGACGGGAAGTACGAGTTCGCGCTGGTGCTGCCGAAGTCGTTCTCGTCCGACCTGGCGTCGAGTGCGGACTTCACGCCGCGGCAGGCGGAGCTGGAGCTCCTGACGAACGACGCCAACAACTACATCGCGCACACGATCGCCAACCAGGTCGTGGCGCAGGTGACGAAGACTGTCGCGTCGCAGGTGAGTGAGACCGCGGCGTCGCAGCTGTTGGCCGGCTACAACACCATCCACAAGCAGGTCAGTTCTGCGGCTGCTGGTGCTGCCCAGCTGCAGACCGGGCTGACGTCGGCGGCGACCGGGGTCACGAAGCTGCAGTCCGGTGCCACGCAGCTCAATACCGCGCAGAAGCAGTTGTCAGCAGGTGCGACACAGTTGGCGGCTGGTACTGCGCAGGCGTCGCAGGGTGCGTCGTCGTTGGCGACGGGTGCTGCGAAGCTCGACAACGGTCTGGGGACGCTGAAGGAGAAGACTGCGTCGCTGCCGAGCCAGACGAAGCAGCTGGCGGCCGGCGCGGATCAGGTTGCTGATGGCAACGAGAAGATCGCCAGTACGGGGCGGCAGGTGGCGACCGCGTCCAGCACGTTGGTGAAGGACCTCAAGACGTTCGACGCGCAGCTGGCTGCGCGGTTGAAGCAGCAGGGGCTGAGCCAGCACCAGATCAGGGTGATTCTGCTCGAGACGGCGAAGTTGCGTGCTCCCGTCGTACAGGCGAACACGAAGATCCAGTCGACGTCCAAGCAGCTCAACCAGCTCTCGACCGGCGCGCGGAAGGTGTCGAATGGCGCGTCCGCGTTGGCCAAGGCGACTCCGGCTCTGACGAGTGGAATCGGTACTGCGTCCAGTGGGGCCCATCAGCTCAGCACAGGTGCTGGGCAGCTCAAGACCGGTCTGGGCACGCTGCAGACAGGTGTGCAGAAGCTTGCTGCGGGCGAGAAGCAGGCTGTCACTGGGCAGGGGCAGTTGCTGACCGGTGTCAACAGTCTTGCGACCGGTGTGGGTCAGCTGAAGACCGGAGCGACGCAGCTGAACACCGGGCTGCAGAGCGGCGTGAAGCAGATCCCGAACCCGACCGCCGACCAGCGCAAGGCGGTCGCCGAGACACTGGGTGCACCCGTCACGCTGCAGAACGTCTCGCAGGCCACGGCTGACAGCTACGGCGCCGGTCTGGCCCCGTTCTTCCTCAGCCTGGCGTGCTGGATCGGGGCGTACGTCCTGTTCCTGCTGGTCCGTCCGCTGTCACCGCGCGCGCTTGCCGCACTGCAGTCGCCGTTCCGGGTCGCGCTCGGCGGTTGGTTGCCTCCGGCGCTGTTCGGCGCGATCCAGGCCACGCTCGTCTTCGTCGCCGTCACCCTGGGCCTCGGCATCCACGCCGCCCACCCGTGGCTGACCGTCGGCTTCCTGATCCTGACGTCGTTCACCTTTGTCGCGATCCTGCACGCTCTGTCGGCATGGTTCGGCGCCGTGGGCAAGTTCCTCGGCCTGGTGCTGATGGTCGTCCAGCTGGTCAGCGCGGGCGGCACGTTCCCGTGGCAGACCATCCCCGAGCCCCTGTACTTCTTCCACCACGCCCTCCCGATGAGCTACGCCATCGACGGCGTCCGCCACCTCATGTACGGCGGCCCCGGCACCTCCCTCGGCCGAGACCTCCTCGCCCTGGCAGCCTGGTTCGCAGTCGCCCTGGCCGCCTCCACCCTCGCCGCCCGCAAACAACGAGTCTGGCCGGCCAAGAAGCTCCAGCCCGAGCTGGTCCTCTAG
- a CDS encoding molybdopterin-dependent oxidoreductase, with product MIRWRAAAGGVLAALAGLAVGSVAAGILGTPQTPVVAIGSAFIDRVPPWLKDLAISWFGTHDKTALRAGILIVVAALAAVGGILAVRRYWAGALITIALTGVAVAAAMTRADSGQTGFLPSALAGVTALIILRLFSRRLEPLLDFPDDGVSRRGFLQLSAGVALGSAAIGALGKVVGGNRAAVADARRQLNLPQPPTLAPPAGVQADGAVPWATANDDFYRIDTALSVPQIVPADWKLRIHGMVDHQLELSFDDLLKRQVIHKWVTLTCVSNEVGGDLIGNALWSGVLLKDLLEEAGPAQDADAIQSTSKDGFTAGTPLPTLLDDRQAMLAFAMNGEPLPVEHGFPVRIVVPGLYGYVSATKWLVDIEVTRFDRFEGYWTPRGWSALGPIKLSSRIDTPAGKKVEPGRVTVAGVAWDQHVGVSKVEVRVDGGPWQQATLAADPSIDTWRQWHWAWDASRGTHVLQVRAFDAKGNPQVESSAPPAPNGSTGLHTVNVKVG from the coding sequence GTGATCCGTTGGCGCGCGGCGGCCGGCGGTGTACTCGCCGCCCTCGCCGGACTGGCAGTCGGGAGCGTGGCAGCCGGAATCCTCGGCACGCCGCAGACGCCCGTCGTCGCGATCGGGTCCGCGTTCATCGACCGAGTGCCCCCGTGGCTGAAGGACCTGGCCATCTCCTGGTTCGGAACGCACGACAAGACCGCGCTCCGAGCAGGCATCCTGATCGTCGTCGCAGCCCTCGCCGCAGTCGGCGGCATCCTCGCCGTACGACGCTATTGGGCAGGCGCCCTGATCACGATCGCCTTGACGGGCGTCGCCGTCGCCGCAGCCATGACGCGCGCCGACTCGGGCCAGACCGGGTTCCTCCCGTCGGCACTCGCCGGCGTGACCGCCCTCATCATTCTTCGCCTGTTCAGCCGCCGACTCGAACCGCTCCTCGACTTCCCGGACGACGGCGTCAGCCGCCGCGGCTTCCTCCAACTGTCGGCCGGTGTCGCCCTCGGCTCCGCGGCGATCGGCGCGCTGGGCAAGGTCGTCGGCGGGAACCGCGCCGCCGTGGCGGATGCCCGCAGACAGCTCAACCTTCCGCAGCCCCCGACCCTCGCCCCGCCCGCCGGCGTCCAGGCCGACGGCGCCGTACCGTGGGCGACGGCGAACGACGACTTCTACCGCATCGACACCGCGCTCTCGGTGCCGCAGATCGTGCCCGCGGACTGGAAGCTCCGCATTCACGGCATGGTCGACCACCAGCTCGAACTGTCCTTCGACGACCTCCTGAAACGCCAGGTCATCCACAAGTGGGTCACCCTCACCTGTGTGAGCAACGAGGTCGGCGGCGATCTGATCGGGAACGCCTTGTGGTCCGGCGTACTGCTCAAGGACCTGCTCGAGGAGGCCGGTCCCGCGCAGGACGCGGACGCGATCCAGTCGACGTCGAAGGACGGATTCACCGCAGGTACGCCGCTTCCGACGCTGCTCGACGACCGGCAGGCGATGCTCGCGTTCGCGATGAACGGGGAGCCGTTGCCGGTGGAGCACGGGTTCCCGGTGCGCATCGTCGTACCCGGGCTGTACGGCTACGTGTCGGCGACGAAGTGGCTGGTGGACATCGAGGTGACGCGGTTCGACCGGTTCGAGGGGTACTGGACGCCGCGCGGCTGGTCGGCGCTCGGCCCGATCAAGCTGTCGTCGCGGATCGACACTCCAGCGGGGAAGAAGGTCGAACCGGGACGCGTCACCGTCGCGGGCGTGGCCTGGGACCAGCATGTCGGGGTGTCGAAGGTCGAGGTCCGCGTCGATGGGGGCCCTTGGCAACAAGCGACCCTGGCCGCGGATCCGTCGATCGACACCTGGCGGCAGTGGCACTGGGCATGGGACGCGTCGCGCGGCACGCATGTGTTGCAGGTACGAGCGTTCGACGCGAAGGGCAATCCACAGGTCGAGTCCTCGGCGCCCCCCGCTCCGAACGGCTCGACCGGCCTGCACACGGTCAACGTGAAGGTCGGCTGA
- a CDS encoding TetR/AcrR family transcriptional regulator → MEPPKRRRSNTRARLLEGALEVFAERGFHGASVEDICERAGFTRGAFYSNFGSKDELVLALFQATTDRLLEQIEALVGELGEQPGSLLDAVLGLLDETAPDQRQWHLISAEFTLHALRDPDAAKALNEQRAMFRESLTRLVEQIAETGGLELTVPAEQFVRMVMALHEGARSQSLLEPREVPAGSLEHTFLPMVLEAVSRPSR, encoded by the coding sequence ATGGAACCGCCAAAGCGCCGCCGCTCCAACACCCGGGCCCGACTTCTCGAGGGGGCGCTGGAGGTGTTCGCCGAGCGCGGGTTCCACGGCGCGTCGGTGGAGGACATCTGCGAGCGGGCCGGATTCACCCGCGGCGCCTTCTACTCGAACTTCGGCTCCAAGGACGAGCTGGTCCTCGCCCTGTTCCAGGCCACGACCGACCGGCTCCTGGAGCAGATCGAGGCGCTGGTTGGTGAGCTCGGGGAGCAGCCCGGCTCGCTCCTCGACGCGGTCCTCGGGCTGCTCGACGAGACCGCACCGGACCAGCGGCAATGGCATCTGATCTCGGCCGAGTTCACGCTGCATGCACTGCGCGACCCGGACGCCGCGAAGGCGCTGAACGAGCAACGGGCGATGTTCCGCGAGAGCCTGACCCGGCTGGTCGAGCAGATCGCCGAGACCGGCGGACTGGAGCTCACCGTGCCGGCGGAGCAGTTCGTGCGCATGGTGATGGCACTGCATGAAGGCGCGCGCTCACAGAGCCTGCTTGAGCCCCGGGAGGTCCCGGCCGGTTCGCTCGAGCACACGTTCCTGCCGATGGTGCTGGAAGCGGTCAGCCGACCTTCACGTTGA
- a CDS encoding GNAT family N-acetyltransferase, protein MTSLADILRGVERGVFPPPDLGLTVVPAPSERESCVVAFTGHIVIAADVDPAWVAERVPDGDPFAPTNPPFLAALEEFTGRHVNAIDAMLLAPALTDPAAVAGLTELTDHDHPRVEHALRYRDDVRVYGDAHGGLVVTGRGLAGRLECAIEVPPDARGQGNGRRLAVAARALIPPDASIWAQITPGNAASLRTFLAVGYKPVGSEALLVK, encoded by the coding sequence ATGACATCTCTTGCTGACATTCTGCGGGGCGTCGAGCGCGGCGTGTTCCCGCCCCCGGATCTCGGGCTCACCGTCGTACCCGCGCCGTCGGAACGGGAGTCGTGCGTGGTCGCGTTCACCGGCCACATCGTGATCGCCGCGGACGTCGATCCGGCCTGGGTCGCGGAGCGGGTCCCGGACGGCGATCCTTTCGCGCCGACGAACCCGCCGTTCCTGGCCGCGCTCGAGGAGTTCACCGGCCGCCACGTCAACGCGATCGACGCCATGCTGCTCGCCCCGGCCCTCACCGACCCGGCGGCTGTTGCCGGCCTGACCGAACTCACCGACCACGACCATCCGCGGGTCGAGCACGCGTTGCGGTACCGCGACGACGTCCGGGTGTACGGCGACGCGCACGGCGGGCTCGTGGTGACCGGTCGTGGCCTCGCCGGGCGGCTGGAGTGTGCGATCGAGGTGCCACCGGACGCCCGCGGTCAAGGGAACGGCCGCCGGCTGGCGGTGGCGGCCCGGGCGTTGATCCCGCCGGACGCCTCGATCTGGGCGCAGATCACACCGGGGAACGCGGCCTCGCTGCGTACCTTCCTGGCGGTCGGCTACAAACCGGTCGGATCCGAGGCCCTGCTGGTCAAGTGA
- a CDS encoding MarR family winged helix-turn-helix transcriptional regulator: protein MTIAPSLCSPLALADAEPTRAAEPWESNVLTAYGLLREAAAELDHLMRHSLKRSGLQMAMFELLLRLARSNGEKQRLTSLARELTVTTGGITRLVDRAENLGLVRREPCPDDARGSFAVLTEEGKRRLRDALPDHLLEIDSLWMSQLADEQDVVLGKLRRVRDNARRWPNGRPGLGPITPDRI from the coding sequence ATGACCATCGCGCCTTCGCTTTGCTCGCCCCTAGCGCTCGCCGATGCAGAACCCACCCGCGCTGCCGAACCCTGGGAAAGCAACGTGCTGACGGCGTACGGCCTGCTGCGAGAAGCAGCAGCCGAGCTGGATCACCTGATGCGCCATTCCCTGAAGCGCAGTGGACTGCAAATGGCAATGTTCGAACTGTTGCTGCGGCTGGCCCGCAGCAACGGGGAGAAGCAGCGTCTTACCTCCCTCGCCCGGGAGTTGACCGTCACCACCGGCGGCATCACCCGGCTGGTCGACCGTGCCGAGAATCTCGGACTGGTCCGCCGGGAGCCTTGTCCCGACGACGCCCGCGGCTCGTTCGCGGTCCTGACCGAGGAGGGAAAGCGGCGGCTGCGCGACGCACTGCCGGACCACCTGCTCGAGATCGACAGCCTCTGGATGTCCCAGTTGGCTGACGAGCAGGACGTCGTTCTCGGCAAGCTCCGTCGAGTGCGGGACAACGCCCGCCGCTGGCCGAACGGCCGCCCGGGGCTCGGGCCCATCACACCCGACCGGATCTGA
- a CDS encoding hydroxymethylglutaryl-CoA lyase, whose translation MREPQLVKAEGLPDRVTIYEVGPRDGLQNESAIVDVAVKAEFIRRLLDAGLTTVETTSFVHPKWVPQLADAAELLEQLELPDGVRAPVLVPNERGLDRALAAGVREIAIFASATETFAAKNLNSTLDDQFAMFTPTIQRALAEGLSVRGYVSMCYGDPWEGDVPIDQVVKVGARLVDLGCHELSLGDTIGVATPGQVDGLIAAFGAAGVGVDKLAVHFHDTYGQALANTLTALRDGVTTVDSSAGGLGGCPYAESATGNLATEDLLWQLNGLGIDTGVDLEKLVTTSTWMAEQLGKPSASRVVQALAG comes from the coding sequence ATGCGCGAACCGCAGCTGGTGAAGGCCGAGGGACTGCCCGACCGGGTCACGATCTACGAGGTCGGGCCCCGTGACGGGCTGCAGAACGAGTCGGCGATCGTCGACGTCGCGGTCAAGGCCGAGTTCATCCGGCGACTGCTCGACGCGGGTCTGACGACGGTCGAGACGACGAGTTTCGTGCACCCGAAGTGGGTCCCGCAGCTGGCCGACGCGGCGGAACTGCTCGAGCAGCTGGAGCTGCCGGACGGCGTACGCGCCCCGGTCCTGGTCCCGAACGAGCGCGGCCTCGACCGCGCGCTCGCGGCCGGTGTCCGTGAGATCGCGATCTTCGCGAGCGCGACCGAGACGTTCGCGGCGAAGAACCTCAACTCCACGCTGGACGACCAGTTCGCGATGTTCACGCCGACGATTCAGCGTGCGCTCGCCGAGGGGCTGTCGGTGCGTGGGTACGTGTCGATGTGTTACGGCGACCCGTGGGAGGGCGACGTACCGATCGACCAGGTGGTCAAGGTCGGCGCGCGGCTGGTCGACCTCGGCTGCCACGAACTCTCCCTCGGCGACACGATCGGTGTCGCGACGCCGGGCCAGGTGGACGGGCTGATCGCCGCCTTCGGTGCGGCCGGAGTGGGTGTGGACAAGCTGGCGGTGCATTTCCACGACACCTACGGGCAGGCGCTCGCCAACACGCTCACCGCGCTGCGCGACGGCGTGACCACGGTCGACAGCTCCGCCGGCGGGCTGGGCGGCTGCCCGTACGCCGAGAGCGCGACCGGCAACCTCGCCACCGAGGATCTGCTCTGGCAACTCAACGGTCTCGGCATCGACACCGGTGTCGACCTGGAGAAACTCGTCACCACCAGCACCTGGATGGCCGAACAACTCGGCAAGCCGTCAGCGAGCCGGGTGGTCCAGGCCCTGGCCGGCTGA